One genomic region from Pseudomonadota bacterium encodes:
- a CDS encoding acetyl-CoA C-acyltransferase, translated as MKRNRDAVIVALGRSAIGDFGGSLKSLRAHQLGAQVIRGVLDRVPEIDPGELDDVIMGDCVQCPDEANTARTAALAAGIPAAVPAVTIQRQCSSAMEALAQAANKIRLGDAELILAGGMESMSNAFYCLPAARWGARLQHGQMMDSMWELLHSGSTLLEPPGFIMGQTAENLARQYNISRREQDIIALRSHHNAENAIDRGNFKAEIIPLTIPRKKNTPLIFAEDEHSRRGLTMTELEKLRPVFARDGTVTAGNASGLNDGAAVCLLASREKAVALKLPVLARIHSFAVAGCDPKIMGWGPVPATRKLLQKTGCRLSDIELIELNEAFAAQYLACEQGLGLNREITNVNGSGIGLGHPVGCTGARIVISLLQEMKRRNLTLGLASLCVGGGMGMSMLLENE; from the coding sequence ATGAAACGTAATCGGGATGCAGTGATCGTCGCCCTGGGACGCAGCGCCATCGGGGATTTCGGTGGATCGTTGAAATCTCTGCGGGCGCATCAGCTTGGGGCGCAGGTAATCAGAGGCGTTTTGGACCGGGTCCCGGAGATCGATCCGGGTGAACTTGATGATGTGATCATGGGAGACTGTGTGCAGTGTCCGGACGAAGCCAACACGGCACGCACCGCGGCTCTGGCGGCCGGCATTCCGGCCGCCGTGCCCGCAGTCACGATTCAGCGGCAATGTTCCAGTGCCATGGAAGCCCTGGCTCAGGCCGCCAACAAAATTCGTCTGGGGGATGCCGAATTAATTCTGGCCGGAGGCATGGAATCGATGTCAAACGCCTTTTACTGCCTGCCCGCCGCCCGTTGGGGCGCCCGTCTGCAACATGGCCAGATGATGGACTCGATGTGGGAGTTGCTCCATTCCGGCTCCACCCTGCTCGAACCTCCGGGCTTTATCATGGGGCAGACGGCCGAAAATCTGGCCCGCCAATATAATATTTCCCGCCGTGAACAGGATATCATCGCCCTGCGCAGCCACCATAACGCTGAAAACGCGATTGATCGAGGAAATTTCAAGGCCGAAATCATTCCCCTGACCATTCCCCGAAAAAAAAACACGCCTCTGATTTTTGCCGAGGATGAACATTCACGCCGGGGTTTGACCATGACCGAGCTCGAAAAGCTCAGGCCGGTTTTCGCCCGGGACGGCACCGTGACCGCCGGTAACGCCTCCGGCCTCAATGATGGAGCCGCCGTTTGCCTGCTTGCCAGCCGGGAAAAGGCAGTCGCCCTGAAACTGCCGGTTCTGGCCCGGATTCACTCCTTTGCGGTTGCGGGTTGCGACCCGAAAATTATGGGCTGGGGCCCGGTACCGGCGACCCGGAAGCTATTGCAGAAAACCGGCTGCCGGCTTTCCGATATCGAACTTATCGAACTTAACGAAGCCTTCGCCGCCCAGTACCTGGCCTGCGAGCAGGGACTAGGTTTAAACCGCGAGATTACCAATGTCAACGGCTCCGGCATCGGCCTGGGGCACCCGGTCGGCTGTACCGGCGCCCGCATCGTGATTTCTCTTTTACAGGAAATGAAGCGCCGAAATCTGACCCTGGGTCTGGCCAGCCTCTGCGTCGGGGGAGGAATGGGTATGAGCATGTTGCTTGAAAATGAATAG
- a CDS encoding flagellar brake protein, translating to MTAKPGFCRHFPRFLTSWEISSRILRVARPVFYSPIFKNRGFGMDFNTALQLQIEGYPGRLKSYLVGKEEGNYLLIKIPWLKNPEKFFRQGQELIIRYVYQGCAFGFKTQVILPLFDTFNVVFVRFPTTIEDFNLRIHKRFECSLPARLEVVTRHQNRQMRFKAMVNDISKGGCRLTISLQELEWSKDPIKIRAEVSLFLSLPGVDGELFLQSAVRSLAQDDDAMALGLQFLDLTGKNRVQLDRFLALNQS from the coding sequence ATGACGGCGAAACCTGGTTTTTGCCGTCATTTTCCAAGATTTTTGACGAGCTGGGAAATCAGCTCACGAATCTTGAGGGTGGCCCGGCCGGTTTTCTATTCCCCTATTTTCAAAAACCGAGGTTTCGGAATGGACTTTAACACGGCGCTGCAACTTCAGATTGAAGGCTATCCCGGTCGTTTAAAAAGTTATCTGGTGGGCAAGGAAGAAGGGAATTATCTGCTGATCAAGATTCCCTGGCTTAAAAACCCGGAAAAATTTTTCCGGCAAGGCCAGGAATTGATTATCCGCTACGTGTATCAGGGCTGCGCCTTTGGCTTCAAAACGCAGGTGATTTTACCCCTGTTTGATACCTTCAATGTCGTCTTTGTCAGATTCCCCACAACGATTGAAGATTTCAATCTGAGAATTCACAAAAGATTTGAATGTAGCCTGCCGGCGCGCCTGGAGGTTGTCACCCGACACCAGAACCGGCAAATGCGGTTCAAGGCCATGGTGAACGACATCAGTAAAGGCGGTTGCCGGCTGACCATCAGCTTGCAGGAACTTGAATGGTCAAAGGATCCCATCAAAATCAGAGCCGAGGTTTCACTGTTTCTTTCCTTGCCTGGAGTGGATGGCGAGCTTTTTCTGCAAAGCGCGGTGCGAAGCCTGGCGCAGGACGATGACGCCATGGCCCTGGGCCTCCAGTTTCTTGACCTGACAGGAAAGAACCGCGTCCAACTGGACAGATTCC